The Kutzneria kofuensis genome has a window encoding:
- a CDS encoding glycosyltransferase family 9 protein, translating into MSTVLALRALNLGDLLVAVPALRALRRHWPEHRLQLATSAWLEPIVRLGGGIDELVPANGLHPLDGVENPDVAVNLHGAGPQSNEVLDALGPRHRIGHRGHGWDGPIWTDGLHERQRWCRMLTAHGIDCDADDLLLRRPDIGSVAPGAVVVHPGAGYGSRRWPVERYAQVAAKIDRRVVVTGTERERDLALAVGVPDEDVLAGRLDLTELAALIAEAHLVISADTGVAHLSYAYRTPSVVLFGPAPVEQWGPPADGPHRCLTVASARRGDPFTDDPDPALLGVSVDDVLAGVAALTSG; encoded by the coding sequence GTGTCCACTGTGCTTGCCTTGCGGGCCTTGAATCTCGGCGATCTCCTCGTGGCGGTGCCGGCGCTGCGCGCGCTGCGTAGGCACTGGCCGGAACACCGGCTGCAGCTGGCGACCTCCGCCTGGCTGGAGCCGATCGTTCGGCTCGGCGGCGGCATCGACGAGCTCGTGCCGGCCAACGGCCTCCATCCGCTCGACGGGGTGGAGAATCCCGATGTCGCCGTCAACCTGCACGGGGCCGGACCGCAGAGCAATGAGGTTCTGGACGCCCTCGGGCCGCGGCACCGCATCGGGCACCGTGGTCATGGCTGGGACGGACCGATCTGGACAGACGGCCTGCACGAACGGCAGCGCTGGTGCCGGATGCTCACCGCGCACGGCATCGACTGCGACGCGGACGACCTCCTGCTCCGGCGGCCGGACATCGGCAGCGTCGCCCCCGGCGCCGTGGTCGTCCATCCCGGCGCCGGTTACGGCAGCCGGCGCTGGCCGGTCGAGCGGTACGCCCAGGTGGCGGCCAAGATCGACCGCCGGGTCGTGGTGACCGGCACCGAGCGGGAACGCGACCTCGCGCTGGCCGTCGGCGTGCCCGATGAGGACGTCCTCGCCGGTCGCCTGGACCTGACCGAGCTGGCCGCGCTGATCGCCGAGGCGCACCTGGTGATTTCCGCCGACACGGGCGTCGCTCACCTTTCCTACGCCTACCGGACGCCGTCCGTCGTGCTGTTCGGTCCGGCTCCGGTCGAGCAATGGGGCCCGCCCGCCGACGGTCCACACCGCTGCCTCACGGTGGCGTCGGCTCGGCGCGGTGATCCTTTCACCGACGATCCCGATCCCGCGCTGCTCGGCGTGTCCGTCGACGATGTGCTGGCGGGTGTCGCGGCGCTGACCAGCGGGTAG
- the qcrA gene encoding cytochrome bc1 complex Rieske iron-sulfur subunit: MTLDKRASDGQELDGMTRDDLLRAGLAEDGVRLVRYADRWPLPGTRAERRAVRGVFAWFGLSAAFGIACIVLYLVWPFRYPAPGYELYTPLLGVTGGGCVLLLAVAIIRYAKNFLPEEQAVQQRHDDPSGDFDRSTTSALITDTVRRGGMPRRRAVLGMAGVGVGIPVVGALIAAVGGLIKDPWRQPPADTVWHTGWYSEDGQKVFLRQDVGDPHKVVLVRPEDMEAGSLLTVFPFRESDREDPDRLSAIFQRGDTPAMLIRLRPGQQVTPRPGQEHDNFGQFYAFSKLCTHLGCPVSLFEQQTGRLLCPCHQSQFDVLQSATPIFGPAARPLPQLPITVDEETGYFVAKGDFRQPVGPEFWEMGWQ, encoded by the coding sequence GTGACCCTGGACAAACGCGCCTCGGACGGCCAGGAACTCGACGGCATGACGAGGGATGACCTGCTGCGGGCCGGGCTGGCGGAAGACGGGGTGCGGCTGGTCCGGTACGCCGACCGGTGGCCGCTGCCGGGCACCAGGGCGGAGCGGCGGGCCGTGCGGGGCGTTTTCGCCTGGTTCGGCCTGTCCGCGGCTTTCGGCATCGCCTGCATCGTGCTGTACCTGGTCTGGCCGTTCCGCTATCCGGCTCCCGGTTACGAGCTGTACACACCTCTCCTGGGCGTCACCGGTGGCGGCTGCGTGCTGCTGCTGGCCGTCGCGATCATCCGGTATGCGAAGAACTTCCTGCCGGAGGAGCAGGCGGTCCAGCAGCGCCACGACGACCCGTCCGGCGACTTCGACCGCTCGACGACCTCGGCGCTGATCACCGACACCGTGCGGCGGGGTGGCATGCCCCGCCGCCGTGCGGTGCTCGGCATGGCCGGTGTCGGCGTCGGCATCCCGGTGGTCGGCGCGCTGATCGCCGCGGTCGGCGGCCTGATCAAGGATCCCTGGCGGCAGCCGCCCGCGGACACCGTGTGGCACACCGGCTGGTACTCCGAGGACGGCCAGAAGGTGTTCCTGCGTCAGGATGTCGGCGACCCGCACAAGGTGGTGCTGGTGCGGCCCGAGGACATGGAGGCCGGCTCGCTGCTGACGGTGTTCCCGTTCCGGGAGTCCGACCGGGAGGATCCCGACCGGCTGTCGGCGATCTTCCAGCGCGGCGACACCCCGGCGATGCTGATCCGGCTGCGGCCCGGGCAACAGGTGACGCCGCGGCCGGGCCAGGAACACGACAACTTCGGCCAGTTCTACGCCTTTTCCAAGCTGTGCACGCATCTCGGCTGCCCGGTGTCGCTGTTCGAGCAGCAGACCGGTCGCCTGCTGTGCCCGTGCCATCAGTCCCAGTTCGACGTCCTGCAGTCCGCTACGCCGATCTTCGGACCCGCCGCGCGGCCGTTGCCGCAGCTGCCGATCACCGTCGACGAGGAGACCGGGTACTTCGTGGCGAAGGGCGACTTCCGGCAGCCCGTCGGACCCGAGTTCTGGGAGATGGGGTGGCAATGA
- a CDS encoding MFS transporter: MRTRIPARLDRLPWSKFHWRVLVGLGSVWILDGLEVTIVGSVAARMAEAGSGVQISPTEIGVAASLYVAGACLGALLFGQLTDRFGRKKLFMVTLALYLAATVATAFTFAPWYFFIARFLTGAGIGGEYAAINSAIDELIPARLRGRVDLVINGTYWAGAAAGSAISLVLLNTALLPADLGWRLAFGLGAVLGLGVLIVRRHVPESPRWLFIHGRQDDAENIVRGIEHAVEQERHEQLEEPEDELKIRQRRTISFRELARTAFTVYPKRAVLGLALFVGQAFLYNAFTFNLGTLFGGYYGVSSGTAPMFLVAFALGNMLGPITLGRLFDTVGRKPMIALSYFGSALCTVPLIWLFLTKIGGEWGFLGLLVVTFFLASAGASAAYLTVSEIFPMETRALAIAFFYAVGTGLGGIVGPVLFGQLISSGARIEVAIGFAVGAGVMALGGIAELVLGVKAEGAALEDVAKPLSAAE, translated from the coding sequence GTGAGAACGCGGATTCCGGCGCGGCTGGATCGGCTGCCGTGGTCGAAATTCCACTGGCGGGTCCTGGTGGGACTGGGCTCGGTGTGGATCCTGGACGGTCTCGAGGTGACGATCGTCGGCTCGGTGGCGGCGCGGATGGCCGAGGCCGGCAGCGGCGTGCAGATCTCGCCGACGGAGATCGGCGTGGCCGCCTCCCTGTACGTGGCCGGCGCGTGCCTGGGAGCGCTGCTGTTCGGTCAGCTCACCGACCGTTTCGGGCGAAAGAAGCTGTTCATGGTCACGCTCGCGCTGTACCTGGCGGCGACCGTGGCGACGGCGTTCACGTTCGCGCCCTGGTACTTCTTCATCGCGCGGTTCCTCACCGGCGCCGGCATCGGCGGCGAGTACGCCGCGATCAACTCCGCCATCGACGAGCTGATCCCGGCCCGCCTGCGCGGCCGCGTCGACCTGGTGATCAACGGCACCTACTGGGCGGGTGCGGCCGCCGGCTCGGCGATCTCGCTCGTGCTGCTGAACACCGCGCTGCTGCCGGCGGATCTGGGCTGGCGGCTGGCCTTCGGCCTCGGCGCGGTGCTCGGGCTCGGCGTGCTGATCGTGCGCCGGCACGTCCCGGAGAGCCCGCGCTGGCTGTTCATCCACGGCCGCCAGGACGACGCCGAGAACATCGTGAGGGGCATCGAGCACGCGGTCGAGCAGGAGCGGCACGAGCAGCTGGAGGAGCCCGAGGACGAGCTCAAGATCCGCCAGCGGCGCACGATCTCGTTCCGGGAACTGGCCAGGACGGCGTTCACCGTCTATCCGAAGCGGGCCGTGCTGGGCCTGGCGCTGTTCGTCGGGCAGGCGTTCCTCTACAACGCGTTCACCTTCAACCTCGGCACGCTTTTCGGCGGCTACTACGGGGTTTCGTCCGGCACCGCGCCGATGTTCCTGGTGGCGTTCGCGTTGGGCAACATGCTCGGACCGATCACGCTGGGGCGGTTGTTCGACACCGTCGGCCGCAAGCCGATGATCGCCCTGTCCTACTTCGGCTCCGCGCTGTGCACGGTGCCGCTGATCTGGCTGTTCCTGACCAAGATCGGCGGCGAGTGGGGCTTCCTCGGCCTGCTCGTGGTCACGTTCTTCCTCGCCTCGGCCGGCGCCAGCGCCGCGTACCTGACCGTCAGCGAGATCTTCCCGATGGAGACCCGGGCCCTGGCCATCGCCTTCTTCTACGCCGTCGGCACCGGTCTGGGCGGGATCGTCGGCCCGGTGCTGTTCGGCCAGCTGATCAGCTCCGGGGCGCGGATCGAGGTGGCCATCGGGTTCGCCGTCGGCGCCGGCGTGATGGCGCTGGGCGGCATCGCCGAGCTCGTGCTCGGCGTGAAGGCCGAGGGCGCGGCGCTGGAGGACGTCGCCAAGCCGCTGAGCGCCGCCGAGTAG
- a CDS encoding glycosyltransferase, translating into MSERAVLPPPTWAAPDRRLRVLVWHVHAAWMSAFVAGRHEYLIPTGPWGGGKCGRDWPNAVEITEASDVDVVVLQRPEEIDEVPKWVRGRAPMVYVEHNTPKGQPHPLADRDDIRLVHVTHFNEVMWDSGRAPTTVIEHGVPDPGERYTGELPRAAAVINEPVRRARITGTDLLPRFAPIDVFGIHVDRLDLPGVHPVGDLWTDELHTELARRRVYVHPLRWTSLGLSLIEAMHLGMPVVVFAATEAIEAVPPDAGVVSTQVEVLADTARELINAPELAAELGKQARQAALARYGLAAFLRDWDWLLTETVERGR; encoded by the coding sequence ATGAGTGAACGCGCTGTGCTGCCACCGCCCACCTGGGCCGCGCCGGACCGCCGGCTCCGTGTCCTGGTGTGGCACGTGCATGCGGCGTGGATGTCCGCCTTCGTCGCCGGCCGGCACGAATACCTGATCCCGACCGGGCCGTGGGGCGGCGGCAAGTGCGGCCGCGACTGGCCCAACGCCGTCGAGATCACCGAGGCGTCCGATGTGGACGTTGTCGTGCTGCAACGGCCGGAAGAGATCGACGAGGTGCCGAAGTGGGTGCGCGGCAGGGCGCCGATGGTCTACGTGGAGCACAACACCCCGAAGGGGCAGCCGCATCCGCTGGCCGACCGGGACGACATCCGGCTGGTCCACGTCACGCACTTCAACGAGGTGATGTGGGATTCGGGCCGGGCGCCGACCACCGTGATCGAGCACGGCGTCCCGGATCCCGGCGAGCGCTACACCGGTGAACTGCCGCGGGCCGCGGCCGTGATCAACGAACCGGTGCGCCGGGCCAGGATCACCGGCACCGACCTGCTGCCGAGGTTCGCCCCGATCGACGTGTTCGGCATTCACGTCGATCGGCTCGACCTCCCGGGCGTGCACCCGGTCGGCGACCTGTGGACCGACGAACTGCACACCGAGCTGGCCCGCCGGCGGGTGTACGTGCACCCGTTGCGCTGGACTTCACTGGGGCTGTCCCTCATCGAGGCGATGCACCTGGGCATGCCGGTGGTGGTGTTCGCGGCGACCGAGGCGATCGAGGCCGTGCCGCCCGACGCCGGCGTGGTCTCCACCCAGGTGGAGGTGCTGGCCGACACGGCACGGGAGCTGATCAACGCCCCGGAGCTGGCGGCCGAGCTGGGCAAACAGGCCAGGCAGGCGGCGCTGGCGAGATACGGGTTGGCGGCCTTCCTGCGGGACTGGGACTGGCTGCTGACCGAGACCGTGGAACGTGGGAGGTAG
- the qcrB gene encoding cytochrome bc1 complex cytochrome b subunit, translating into MRPRGELFAEGTVTRAVDERFHLAAGLRRQLSKVFPTHWSFLLGEIALYSFIVLLLTGTYLALFFDPSLQEVTYSGTFSALRGVPMSRAFQTTVDLSFDVRGGLFVRQIHHWAALLFMAAILCHMARIFLTGAFRKPRELNWVIGVTLFTLGMAEGFAGYSLPDDLLSGTGLRIMSGIVQSIPVIGTWLHWLVFGGEFPGEILNSRLYIAHVFLVPGIILALVAVHLAVVWYQKHTQFPGTDRTERNVVGVRIVPTFALHSGALFTAVVGVLGVMGGIFQINPVWNYGPYRPDLVSSGSQPDWYIGWLDGSARLMPDWPIVLFGHWRIPPVFWPTVVLPLTLISFAALYPWVERWLTKDKARHNLLQRPRDVPVRSALGAMALTFFMVLLISGGNDIIAHVFDISLNATIWAGRIGLFILPPIAYTAVYRWCVGLQRRDRKVLEHGIETGIIRRTPAGDFVDLEQPLADQPLEYQGARVPRRANDLGLAGEPRAGTTWRPDPPEEVEALEAARAEEAERWARRSTPSK; encoded by the coding sequence ATGCGCCCCCGCGGCGAACTGTTCGCCGAGGGCACCGTCACCCGTGCGGTTGACGAGCGTTTCCACCTGGCGGCCGGGTTGCGGCGGCAGCTGTCCAAGGTGTTCCCGACGCACTGGTCGTTCCTGCTCGGTGAGATCGCCCTGTACAGCTTCATCGTGCTGCTGCTGACGGGGACCTACCTCGCGCTGTTCTTCGACCCGTCGCTGCAGGAGGTCACCTACTCGGGAACGTTCTCGGCGCTGCGCGGCGTGCCGATGTCGCGGGCGTTCCAGACGACCGTCGATCTGTCGTTCGACGTTCGCGGCGGCCTGTTCGTGCGGCAGATCCACCACTGGGCGGCGCTGCTGTTCATGGCCGCGATCCTGTGCCACATGGCGCGGATCTTCCTCACCGGCGCGTTCCGCAAGCCCCGGGAGCTGAACTGGGTCATCGGCGTCACGCTGTTCACCCTCGGCATGGCCGAGGGGTTCGCCGGCTACTCGCTGCCGGACGACCTGCTGTCCGGCACCGGGTTGCGGATCATGTCCGGCATCGTGCAGTCGATCCCCGTGATCGGGACGTGGCTGCACTGGCTGGTGTTCGGCGGCGAGTTCCCCGGCGAGATCCTCAACAGCCGGCTCTACATCGCCCACGTGTTCCTGGTGCCGGGCATCATCCTGGCCCTGGTCGCCGTGCACCTCGCGGTGGTGTGGTACCAGAAGCACACCCAGTTCCCGGGCACCGACCGCACCGAGCGCAACGTGGTCGGGGTCCGGATCGTGCCGACCTTCGCCTTGCACAGCGGGGCCTTGTTCACGGCCGTCGTGGGCGTGCTGGGTGTGATGGGCGGCATCTTCCAGATCAATCCCGTGTGGAACTACGGGCCCTACCGTCCCGACCTGGTCTCGTCGGGTTCCCAGCCCGACTGGTACATCGGCTGGCTCGACGGCTCGGCCCGCCTGATGCCCGACTGGCCCATCGTCCTGTTCGGACACTGGCGCATCCCGCCCGTGTTCTGGCCGACGGTCGTGCTGCCGTTGACCCTGATCAGCTTCGCCGCGCTCTATCCGTGGGTCGAGCGCTGGCTCACCAAGGACAAGGCGCGGCACAACCTGCTGCAGCGGCCCCGGGACGTGCCCGTCCGCTCCGCGCTGGGCGCCATGGCGTTGACGTTCTTCATGGTGCTGCTGATTTCCGGCGGCAACGACATCATCGCCCACGTGTTCGACATCTCCCTGAACGCCACCATCTGGGCCGGCCGGATCGGGCTGTTCATCCTGCCGCCGATCGCGTACACCGCCGTCTACCGGTGGTGCGTCGGCCTGCAGCGGCGGGACCGGAAGGTGCTGGAGCACGGCATCGAGACCGGCATCATCCGCCGGACCCCCGCCGGCGACTTCGTCGACCTGGAGCAGCCGCTGGCCGACCAGCCGCTGGAGTACCAGGGGGCGCGGGTGCCCCGCCGGGCCAACGACCTGGGCCTGGCCGGGGAGCCCCGGGCCGGCACGACGTGGCGTCCCGATCCGCCCGAGGAAGTGGAAGCCCTCGAAGCCGCCCGCGCCGAGGAGGCCGAGCGCTGGGCCCGCAGGTCGACCCCGTCGAAGTAG
- a CDS encoding phage holin family protein, giving the protein MPQDEASTGQLLARLSEQLSTLVRDEAALAVVEVKTKAKAAGLGVGVLVGAALFGFLGLCALIACAIIALALVLPAWLSALAVGGALILLAGALGAFALVKLRKGVPPVPEETVANVKDDAAIIRRAVTR; this is encoded by the coding sequence ATGCCTCAGGACGAAGCCTCGACCGGCCAGCTGCTGGCTCGGTTGAGCGAGCAACTGTCCACCCTCGTACGGGACGAGGCCGCGCTCGCCGTCGTGGAGGTCAAGACCAAGGCCAAGGCCGCGGGCCTGGGCGTCGGCGTGCTGGTCGGGGCCGCGCTGTTCGGCTTCCTCGGCCTGTGCGCGCTCATCGCGTGCGCCATCATCGCGCTCGCCCTGGTGCTGCCCGCCTGGCTCTCGGCCCTCGCCGTCGGCGGCGCCCTCATCCTGCTGGCCGGCGCCCTCGGCGCGTTCGCGCTGGTCAAGCTGCGCAAGGGCGTGCCGCCGGTGCCGGAGGAGACCGTCGCCAACGTCAAGGACGACGCGGCGATCATCCGCCGGGCGGTGACCCGATGA
- a CDS encoding glycosyltransferase family 9 protein: MRRQVLVVRLDSEGDVLVSGPAVRAAAQGNDVTFLCGPRGKQAARMLPGVSDVLVWRCPWIDPTPSDVDRRDIESVRKTLQRRRFDTALILTSYHQSPLPMALVLRMAGVPWIAAVSEDYPGSLLDIRLRPGIEVDEDLPEPERALTVARAAGFALGPADDGRLAVRALPKRPRLVGNDPYVVLHPGASVPSRAWSPERCAETVIELARRGIRVVVTGSPDERALTARVAGHCGLDLGGRTTFSQLAATIAGADALVVGNTGPAHLAAAVGTPVVSLFSPVVPSRRWAPYRVPYVLLGDQDSPCRDSRARICPLAGHPCLNDVTAAEVADAVEAMQGVRA, encoded by the coding sequence ATGAGGCGTCAGGTGCTGGTCGTCCGCCTCGACAGCGAGGGCGACGTGCTCGTGTCGGGCCCGGCGGTGCGCGCCGCGGCCCAGGGCAACGACGTCACGTTCCTGTGTGGACCCCGAGGGAAGCAGGCGGCGAGGATGCTGCCCGGGGTCAGCGACGTGCTGGTGTGGCGCTGCCCGTGGATCGACCCCACGCCGTCCGATGTGGACCGGCGTGACATCGAGTCCGTGCGCAAGACCTTGCAGCGCCGCAGGTTCGACACGGCGTTGATCCTCACCTCGTACCACCAGTCGCCGCTGCCGATGGCGCTGGTGCTGCGGATGGCCGGCGTGCCGTGGATCGCGGCCGTGTCGGAGGACTATCCGGGTTCCCTGCTGGACATCCGCCTGCGGCCCGGCATCGAGGTCGACGAGGACCTGCCGGAGCCCGAACGCGCCCTCACCGTCGCCAGGGCGGCCGGCTTCGCGCTCGGACCCGCCGACGACGGCCGGCTCGCCGTGCGTGCGCTGCCGAAGCGTCCCCGTCTCGTCGGCAACGACCCGTACGTGGTGCTGCATCCCGGCGCCTCGGTTCCGTCACGGGCCTGGTCGCCGGAGCGGTGCGCGGAAACCGTGATCGAACTGGCCCGCCGCGGCATCCGTGTAGTGGTCACGGGTAGCCCCGACGAGCGTGCCCTGACGGCTCGTGTCGCCGGCCACTGTGGACTCGATCTCGGCGGCCGGACGACGTTCTCACAACTGGCGGCGACGATCGCCGGCGCGGATGCCCTGGTGGTCGGGAACACCGGCCCCGCGCATCTGGCCGCGGCGGTCGGAACGCCCGTCGTGTCGCTGTTCTCCCCGGTCGTCCCGTCGCGGCGGTGGGCGCCGTACCGCGTGCCGTACGTGCTGCTGGGTGACCAGGACTCGCCCTGCCGCGACAGTCGGGCCCGGATCTGCCCGCTCGCCGGCCACCCGTGCCTGAACGACGTCACCGCCGCCGAGGTTGCCGACGCGGTCGAAGCGATGCAGGGGGTACGTGCATGA
- a CDS encoding glycosyltransferase, protein MRISMVSEHASPLAALGEVDCGGQNLHVAELSSALARQGHEVVVYTRQADPDLPRRVDTARGFSVVHVPAGPPGPLPKDEMLPHMGEFADTLAREWRHQPPDIVHAHFWMSGLASVLGADKLDVPVVQTFHALGSVKRRHQGSQDTSPAGRLRLERLVGRTVSRVAATCSDEVFELVRMGVPRSRISVVPCGVDLRQFSPEGPVAERGDRHRLLAVGRLVQRKGFDIAIEALARLPHTELVIAGGPQPSGLAADEEARRLRQVANHVGVSDRVTLLGQMSREEMPALLRSADVVVCTPWYEPFGIVPLEAMACGVPVVAAATGGLTDTVVDGVTGRHVPPRSPAALARVLRPLLEDPTLRQAYGAAGRDRAQARYSWDRIAADTVQIYHRAGVVPAGTALEVSS, encoded by the coding sequence ATGAGGATCTCGATGGTCTCCGAGCACGCCAGTCCGCTGGCCGCGCTCGGTGAGGTCGACTGCGGCGGGCAGAACCTGCACGTGGCCGAGTTGTCGTCGGCGCTGGCCAGGCAGGGCCACGAGGTCGTCGTCTACACCCGCCAGGCCGACCCGGACCTGCCCAGGCGGGTCGACACGGCCCGAGGCTTCAGTGTCGTGCACGTGCCGGCCGGTCCGCCGGGCCCGCTACCCAAGGACGAAATGCTCCCGCACATGGGCGAATTCGCCGACACGCTGGCCCGCGAGTGGCGTCATCAGCCGCCCGACATCGTGCACGCGCACTTCTGGATGTCCGGCCTGGCCTCCGTGCTGGGTGCGGACAAGCTGGACGTGCCGGTGGTGCAGACCTTCCACGCGCTCGGCTCGGTCAAGCGCCGTCACCAGGGCAGCCAGGACACCAGCCCGGCCGGGCGACTACGCCTGGAGCGCCTGGTCGGACGGACCGTCTCCCGGGTGGCCGCGACCTGCTCCGACGAGGTGTTCGAGCTGGTCCGAATGGGCGTGCCGCGGTCGCGGATCTCCGTGGTGCCGTGCGGCGTGGACCTGCGGCAGTTCAGTCCGGAGGGGCCCGTCGCCGAGCGCGGCGACCGCCACCGGCTGCTCGCCGTGGGGCGGTTGGTGCAGCGCAAGGGGTTCGACATCGCCATCGAGGCGCTGGCCCGGCTGCCGCACACCGAGCTCGTGATCGCCGGCGGCCCGCAGCCGTCCGGGCTGGCCGCGGACGAGGAGGCTCGGCGACTGCGCCAGGTGGCCAACCACGTCGGCGTCAGTGACCGGGTCACCCTGCTCGGCCAGATGTCCCGCGAGGAGATGCCGGCGCTGCTGCGGTCGGCCGACGTCGTCGTCTGCACGCCCTGGTACGAGCCGTTCGGCATCGTGCCGCTGGAGGCGATGGCGTGCGGCGTCCCGGTGGTGGCCGCCGCCACCGGCGGCCTCACCGACACCGTCGTCGACGGCGTCACCGGACGGCATGTCCCGCCGCGTTCTCCGGCCGCGCTGGCCCGAGTGCTGCGCCCGCTGCTGGAAGATCCCACGCTGCGCCAGGCTTACGGCGCCGCCGGTCGCGACCGGGCGCAAGCCCGCTACTCCTGGGACCGGATCGCCGCCGACACCGTGCAGATCTACCACCGCGCCGGCGTCGTGCCGGCCGGCACAGCCCTGGAGGTCTCGTCGTGA
- a CDS encoding D-sedoheptulose-7-phosphate isomerase: MNSVRHVDDLHEALDWLCAQSSVLDSWGQRLAATLRSGGRLLAAGNGGSAAEAQHLTAELVGRFDGERPAFSAIALHADTSAMTAIGNDYGYDEVFARQVAAHARPGDIVMLLSTSGKSPNVVRAAEAARSAGAVCWAMTGRAPNPLASIVDDALCVPAEPATVQEAHLVAVHVLCGAFEQALALLERRAS; encoded by the coding sequence GTGAACTCGGTCAGACACGTCGACGACCTGCACGAGGCGCTGGACTGGCTCTGCGCGCAGTCGTCGGTGCTGGACAGCTGGGGCCAGAGACTGGCCGCCACGCTGCGATCCGGCGGTCGACTACTCGCCGCGGGCAACGGCGGCTCGGCCGCGGAGGCCCAGCACCTGACCGCCGAGCTGGTGGGACGTTTCGACGGCGAGCGGCCGGCCTTCTCGGCGATCGCGCTGCACGCCGACACGTCCGCGATGACCGCGATCGGCAACGACTACGGCTACGACGAGGTGTTCGCCCGCCAGGTGGCGGCCCATGCGCGGCCGGGGGACATCGTGATGCTGCTGTCCACCAGCGGCAAGAGCCCGAACGTCGTGCGCGCCGCCGAGGCGGCCCGTAGCGCCGGGGCGGTGTGCTGGGCGATGACCGGCCGTGCCCCGAACCCACTGGCGTCCATTGTGGACGATGCGCTGTGCGTGCCGGCCGAGCCGGCGACCGTCCAGGAGGCGCACCTCGTTGCCGTGCACGTGTTGTGTGGCGCGTTCGAGCAGGCGTTGGCGTTGTTGGAGAGGCGGGCCTCGTGA
- a CDS encoding D-glycero-alpha-D-manno-heptose-1,7-bisphosphate 7-phosphatase → MTASHGCDAVLFDRDGTLIVDVPYNGDPGRVRPVPGARRALDLLRDRGIAVGVVTNQSGVARGKLTLDDVRAVNQRVERLLGPFDTWQICPHGANDGCPCRKPEPGMVLAASASLGVPTDRITLIGDIGSDVDAGLAAGARTILVPTAETRREEVDAAPEVSPNLLAAVEKVLR, encoded by the coding sequence GTGACTGCGAGCCATGGCTGCGACGCGGTGCTGTTCGACCGGGACGGCACCCTGATCGTCGACGTGCCCTACAACGGCGACCCGGGCAGGGTACGCCCGGTGCCGGGTGCGCGTCGAGCCCTGGACCTGTTGCGGGACCGGGGGATCGCGGTCGGCGTGGTGACGAACCAGTCCGGTGTGGCCCGAGGAAAGCTGACGCTGGACGACGTGCGGGCGGTGAACCAACGGGTCGAGCGGCTGCTCGGCCCATTTGATACCTGGCAGATATGCCCGCACGGCGCGAACGACGGCTGCCCGTGCCGCAAGCCGGAGCCGGGCATGGTGCTGGCGGCGTCCGCATCCCTGGGCGTGCCGACGGACCGCATCACCCTGATCGGCGACATCGGCAGCGACGTCGACGCCGGCCTCGCCGCCGGCGCGCGGACGATTCTCGTGCCCACGGCCGAGACGCGCCGCGAGGAGGTCGACGCCGCTCCCGAGGTGAGCCCGAATCTCCTTGCCGCCGTGGAAAAGGTGCTGCGATGA
- a CDS encoding DUF3618 domain-containing protein: MSSRPDDPALLREEIERTREEIVDTIARLHGKVDRARKVPAAVIAVGGLGVLVLVVLLLRRR, translated from the coding sequence ATGAGCAGCCGCCCCGACGATCCCGCGCTACTCCGCGAGGAGATCGAGCGGACCCGTGAGGAGATCGTCGACACCATCGCCCGCCTGCACGGCAAGGTCGACCGCGCCCGCAAGGTCCCGGCGGCGGTCATCGCCGTCGGCGGCCTGGGCGTGCTGGTGCTCGTGGTCCTGCTGCTCCGGCGGCGCTGA